A genomic window from Tolypothrix sp. PCC 7910 includes:
- the fabI gene encoding enoyl-ACP reductase FabI has protein sequence MLNLTGKNALVTGIANNRSIAWGIAQQLHQAGANLGITYLPDEKGKMEKKVAELVEPLNPSLFLPCDVQNDEQIQSTFDTIRDKWGKLDILVHCLAFANKDDLSGDFSQTTRAGFNTALQISTYSLVQLSGAAKPLMTEGGSIVTLTYLGSIRAIPNYNIMGVAKAGLEASVRYLAAEMGPQNIRVNAISAGPIRTLASSAVGGILDMIHHVEEVAPLRRTVTQLEVGNTAAFLCSDLSTGITGQVIYVDAGYEIMGM, from the coding sequence ATGCTGAATCTGACTGGAAAAAACGCCCTTGTTACAGGTATTGCAAATAACCGCTCAATTGCCTGGGGAATTGCCCAACAACTACACCAAGCTGGAGCTAACTTAGGTATTACCTACTTACCTGATGAAAAAGGCAAAATGGAGAAAAAAGTTGCGGAATTGGTAGAACCTCTCAATCCCAGCTTATTTCTTCCTTGCGATGTCCAAAACGATGAACAGATTCAGTCTACCTTTGACACCATTCGGGATAAATGGGGAAAGCTAGACATCCTAGTTCATTGCTTGGCCTTTGCTAATAAAGACGATTTGAGTGGAGATTTTAGCCAAACAACACGCGCTGGCTTCAACACAGCACTTCAAATTAGTACTTATTCCCTCGTGCAGTTGAGCGGTGCAGCTAAACCTTTAATGACCGAAGGCGGAAGTATCGTCACCCTCACATATTTAGGTAGCATTAGGGCGATTCCTAACTATAACATTATGGGAGTTGCTAAGGCAGGGTTGGAAGCTAGTGTACGTTACCTAGCAGCGGAAATGGGGCCACAAAATATCCGCGTGAATGCTATCTCCGCAGGGCCGATTCGCACCTTGGCATCTAGCGCCGTCGGCGGCATTTTAGATATGATTCACCATGTAGAAGAAGTTGCTCCCCTGCGACGCACTGTCACCCAGCTAGAAGTAGGTAATACAGCGGCTTTCTTGTGTAGTGATTTGTCCACAGGTATTACAGGACAAGTAATATATGTGGATGCAGGATATGAAATTATGGGGATGTAG
- the hisB gene encoding imidazoleglycerol-phosphate dehydratase HisB: MQISDREINFSHEPSHPSPRIASVHRTTGETDVTVTVNLDGTGICKAATGIPFLDHMLHQIASHGLIDLDVQAKGDWEIDDHHTNEDVGITLGQAFSKALGDRKGIIRFGNFLAPLDEALVQVALDFSGRPHLSYGLEIPTQRVGTYDTQLVREFFVAVVNHSQLTLHIRQLDGINSHHIIEATFKAFARAMRIAVEIDPRRAGMIPSSKGVL; encoded by the coding sequence ATGCAAATCAGCGATCGCGAAATTAATTTTTCTCACGAACCATCTCATCCCAGTCCTCGGATTGCTTCTGTTCATCGTACAACTGGTGAAACTGATGTTACAGTTACTGTCAACCTTGATGGGACAGGGATTTGTAAGGCAGCAACAGGGATTCCATTTTTGGATCATATGCTGCATCAAATTGCCTCCCACGGGTTAATTGACTTGGATGTCCAAGCTAAAGGAGACTGGGAAATTGATGACCACCACACTAACGAAGATGTGGGTATTACCCTAGGACAAGCTTTCAGCAAAGCGCTAGGTGATAGAAAAGGTATTATCCGCTTTGGCAACTTCCTCGCGCCACTTGATGAAGCATTGGTGCAAGTAGCATTAGACTTTTCTGGCCGTCCCCACCTCAGCTATGGTTTAGAAATCCCTACTCAGCGGGTAGGAACCTATGACACTCAACTAGTTAGGGAATTTTTCGTGGCGGTGGTCAACCATAGCCAATTAACATTACACATTCGTCAGTTAGATGGCATTAATTCCCACCATATTATTGAAGCAACCTTTAAGGCATTTGCTAGAGCAATGCGAATCGCGGTGGAAATCGACCCCAGGCGTGCTGGGATGATTCCCAGTTCCAAAGGGGTTTTGTAA
- a CDS encoding ABC transporter ATP-binding protein produces the protein MKSVVDAPNFQLNTPDAPPVVFTSELRKVYRTGFWMHQKVTSLKNCSLTVHQGETFGLLGPNGAGKTTLLKLLLGIIRPTSGRGLLLGKPLGDRSVKQYIGYLPENPYLYDYLTGWEFLQLAAGIFQIPQHIQRQRIPELLELVGLSQADARKKQMRRYSKGMLQRVGMAQALINDPNVVFLDEPMSGLDPVGRYQMREIILKLKAAGKTIFFNSHILSEVEILCDRVAILAQGELICTGSFHELLGDSSIYQVNGIGGNGDILEKWLPNVVFKVDGSWQGTLQQENYYDFLASLRLMGGQIMAMNLSRLSLEEFFMQQIQHKNNLSQ, from the coding sequence ATGAAGTCTGTTGTAGACGCTCCTAACTTTCAGCTAAATACCCCTGATGCACCACCCGTAGTCTTTACTTCTGAGTTGCGGAAAGTCTACCGTACTGGGTTTTGGATGCATCAAAAAGTTACATCCCTCAAAAATTGTTCTTTAACTGTTCACCAAGGGGAAACTTTTGGGTTACTAGGGCCTAATGGTGCGGGAAAAACCACTCTGTTAAAACTTTTACTAGGGATTATCCGCCCTACTTCTGGGAGGGGATTATTGCTAGGTAAACCATTAGGCGATCGCAGTGTTAAGCAATATATTGGCTACCTGCCAGAAAATCCCTATTTGTATGACTATCTCACTGGTTGGGAATTTTTGCAGCTAGCGGCGGGAATATTTCAAATTCCCCAACATATTCAACGCCAACGCATTCCCGAACTATTAGAATTAGTCGGTTTATCTCAGGCCGATGCGCGCAAAAAACAGATGCGTCGCTATTCCAAGGGTATGTTACAGCGCGTTGGTATGGCTCAGGCACTAATCAACGATCCAAATGTTGTATTTTTAGACGAGCCGATGTCTGGTCTCGATCCTGTAGGCCGCTACCAAATGCGGGAAATTATTTTAAAACTCAAAGCTGCAGGTAAGACAATTTTCTTCAACAGCCATATCCTGAGCGAAGTTGAAATATTATGCGATCGCGTTGCCATTCTCGCTCAAGGTGAATTAATCTGTACTGGTTCTTTCCATGAACTATTAGGCGACTCCAGCATATATCAAGTCAACGGTATAGGTGGTAACGGTGACATCCTCGAGAAATGGTTACCGAATGTCGTATTTAAAGTTGATGGCTCTTGGCAAGGGACACTACAACAAGAGAATTACTATGATTTTCTAGCTAGTCTCCGTCTTATGGGAGGACAAATTATGGCGATGAATTTGTCTCGCCTTTCTCTTGAAGAATTTTTTATGCAACAGATCCAACACAAAAATAATTTGTCTCAGTAA